Genomic segment of Vicia villosa cultivar HV-30 ecotype Madison, WI unplaced genomic scaffold, Vvil1.0 ctg.000625F_1_1, whole genome shotgun sequence:
tcagggactcccttccatacaagagagtttctttgaagtgagcatgtgatcgaggcaaagaacacaatagtaacagcgcttgatcttcatcatcgatcttcacatcaatattttcaagatcaagaatcagcttgttgaacatatccaactgctcagccaatactttgtcttcaatcatcttgaatgaatacaaagcttgcttcaggtagagtcgatttaccagcgatttggtcatatacaaactttcaagtttcacccataaccctgatgccgtcgtctcctttgatacctgccggagaaccttatcaccaaggctcaacagaattgcgctgtgtgctttctcgatcatagttgtcttctccgctgccgttaatgcagcattcatggctgcctctcccttcaacgcttccaaacaaccctgctgaaccagtagggctttcatcttcaagcgccacagaccgaaatcattcactccggtgaacttttcaatctcatactttgttgaaggcatcttctccacgctcaccgcaccaatttgttgtgaaaaacgataccaataacaaagtataatagggaattataggggagaagaagaacacaataattggttataaccgttattcttttactttctcttaaaacaagattacaagtttacaagaataacaaataacctctctcaccctaaattaggatttgcagcttagcaatgatgagagactagtatgctatttataataaaacctaacatactaactaatgggctttttccacaaggcccattacacaagtcaacttaataaacaagctaacttaacaaattagggtttaaacactaaaacctaatttaacatgctaacaaccctagcatcttcgacacaagcatgtgaacaaccttcgacttcatgcttaaccctgtcgaaccaagaagctacccttcggccatattagagttcgatccaaaatctcacagcTCAAGAATGTAAATGAGAAACACATTAAAAGCTGTGCAAGCACAGAAAAACGATGTCATTGCTAATCCGACTCTAATTTCTTGTATTCCCGAtccaacaacaacacacattataCAGCATACGCCACTCGCTACGGAAAATACAAGAATTGATGGTTTTCTTTTGCAGTTCTCCAAGAAATAGGTAGCCACACAAGCTGGTATTTCCATCAAGGCATTGATCACAGCGGCCAAGTAAATATTGAATCCTAAGTTCCCAACTGCTAACGGcataccaaaatacaccattCCAATTCCAATACCAAGCACCATTACCGCCACAACTCTCTTTAAAGCCCAACCTATCCCAAACAACTCGGCTATCGATGAGTAGAGTTGGAAAATTGAAGCCTTTTGTTTATTCACCGGAGCGTCTATTAAAGCTACTGTCAAATCATTCCCATTCTCTAATGAAGAAACTCCTGTAAGCAATGCCATAGCTTCTTGATGTCTTCCTTGCATTAGAAGCCACCTTGGAGACTCAGTAACAAAGATATAAGCGAGAACCGAGTAACAAATAGCAGGAACCGACGTCCAGACGTAAACCAATCTCCACGAATTAAATCTATTGACATAAGCTACGCCAGGCAGAGACATATACCCTAATAAAAAGCAGACGAATTCGAAAATACCAACGGTGAACCTCCATTCAGTACTTACTTTCTCAGTGAGCAAAACTAAAACACAAGTTCCAATTGAGGAACGCAGAAAGCCAATCACGAATTTAAAAGCAGAGTAAATCCAAATATTGGTAGAGAAAACTATGAGAATTGAAAATATAGACATTGATAAACAAGACATAACAAGCGTGTTCTTTCTTCCAAGTGACGTATCCGCTAAAGTTGCAAGAAGAATCGAGCCGAAAAGGCAACCAATGAAGAACGAAGACTGCGGTAAACCAGTAACGAAGCTACTAGCACATTCAAGACTCCATTGTGATATCACTGTTTTGTGTGAAGGTCCATCCCATGACCATGAAGATTTAGGGATATTGCAGATATTCGAATCTGAGTTACATAATGTCGAATTCGTGCAATGCCATGTCGGGTATTCTTCGGTGTAAATCGTTATGAATGATTGTTGTGCATCAAAGAATGATGCAAATGAAACAAGAATGCACTGCATAACTTCTAACCAACCAAATCTTCCTAAACCCTTTTCCATCATATCATCTATTGATGGAAACAGTTTTTCCTGCACAGCAGGATCATAGTTTGTTAAAACTGTAACTAAATCTTCCACTGTCATagctattaaaattaaaactgaaATCAAAATCCTAATCCAGTAGTTTCAATTGAATACTAGTTCATCTATATTAATTATAGTCAAACAAAAACtagcaaagaaaaacaaaaggtaaTAAAAAATGCAACTAACTAGGGTTAATCAAAAGTTGTAAGTAActgattaataaatataaaaaatgaaaaataaaatatataccttGGAAGAAGGTTGAGGAATGCAAGAAGGTAACTCTTCTATAGCTGCCATGTGTGGATGATGAAAAAAATGAGAATGAGAAATAAAGAATGAAAGAAGTTTATGTGTTATGAAAAGTGAATTTGGTGGTTTATGCACAGGTTTTCATTAGTGTAAGAAATGAatgaatatgaataaaatatttattcagATGACGTCTTTTATGGACG
This window contains:
- the LOC131629968 gene encoding organic cation/carnitine transporter 3-like codes for the protein MAAIEELPSCIPQPSSKEKLFPSIDDMMEKGLGRFGWLEVMQCILVSFASFFDAQQSFITIYTEEYPTWHCTNSTLCNSDSNICNIPKSSWSWDGPSHKTVISQWSLECASSFVTGLPQSSFFIGCLFGSILLATLADTSLGRKNTLVMSCLSMSIFSILIVFSTNIWIYSAFKFVIGFLRSSIGTCVLVLLTEKVSTEWRFTVGIFEFVCFLLGYMSLPGVAYVNRFNSWRLVYVWTSVPAICYSVLAYIFVTESPRWLLMQGRHQEAMALLTGVSSLENGNDLTVALIDAPVNKQKASIFQLYSSIAELFGIGWALKRVVAVMVLGIGIGMVYFGMPLAVGNLGFNIYLAAVINALMEIPACVATYFLENCKRKPSILVFSVASGVCCIMCVVVGSGIQEIRVGLAMTSFFCACTAFNVFLIYIIELFPTSVRNTTTSLVRQAVVFGNIFTPFLISVGRKNDIYSYGVFGVVIMLSCFTLLGLPETRGLAFSDTMDQQEKKDGMSG